A genome region from Bacillaceae bacterium IKA-2 includes the following:
- a CDS encoding LacI family DNA-binding transcriptional regulator, with amino-acid sequence MTSSKEVAIKAGVSQSTVSRVLNDSSKVRPEVVEKVKWAIKELNYRPNSIARSLVKQTTNTIALISGSLHNQFYVETTAAIVCYAREQGYNVNVNFDFDSAKDHTTFYEDVMNEQVDGIILSSILYDDPIFDKLSQLGVRFVMLNRIHKQGEHYVEMDNYQAGQQAAEHLVNLGHRTIGWIGGSLQASTFFGRYQGFRDFLLEKKIPVYDEFFFENDTSKKEVTKALETMLAYRNRPSAIFAANDSIAFYIIDYLDSKGYSIPEDISLIGLDDVEWSGHSRIQLTTVRVKDRQSLGLTAVKVLMDLMLNDESKDKNQITLPTEIVIRKTTSQV; translated from the coding sequence ATGACGTCGTCAAAAGAAGTGGCTATAAAAGCTGGTGTATCTCAATCAACAGTATCTAGAGTATTAAATGATTCATCTAAAGTAAGGCCAGAAGTAGTAGAAAAAGTAAAGTGGGCTATAAAAGAACTAAATTACAGACCTAACTCGATTGCGAGATCGTTAGTAAAGCAAACAACAAACACAATTGCTTTAATTTCTGGGTCGTTACATAATCAATTTTATGTAGAAACAACGGCTGCAATTGTTTGTTATGCAAGAGAACAAGGATATAATGTTAATGTTAATTTTGATTTTGATAGTGCAAAGGATCATACTACATTTTATGAGGATGTGATGAATGAACAAGTTGATGGAATAATCTTATCTTCTATTTTGTATGACGATCCTATTTTCGATAAACTATCACAGCTCGGAGTTCGATTTGTTATGTTAAATCGGATTCATAAACAAGGAGAACATTACGTTGAAATGGATAATTACCAGGCCGGTCAGCAAGCTGCTGAACATTTAGTTAATCTAGGTCACAGAACGATAGGTTGGATTGGTGGTTCTTTACAAGCTTCTACTTTTTTTGGACGATATCAAGGTTTTAGAGACTTTCTATTAGAAAAAAAAATTCCAGTATATGACGAGTTTTTTTTCGAAAATGATACAAGCAAAAAAGAAGTTACAAAAGCATTAGAAACAATGCTTGCTTATAGAAACCGTCCATCAGCTATTTTTGCCGCAAATGATTCAATAGCTTTTTATATTATCGATTATTTAGACTCTAAGGGGTACTCAATACCTGAAGATATAAGTTTAATTGGTTTAGATGATGTTGAGTGGAGTGGACATAGTCGCATCCAATTAACGACAGTAAGGGTAAAGGATAGGCAATCATTAGGGTTAACCGCAGTTAAAGTTTTAATGGACTTAATGTTAAATGATGAATCAAAGGATAAGAATCAAATTACACTACCAACCGAAATAGTAATTAGAAAAACTACATCTCAAGTGTAG
- a CDS encoding NapC/NirT family cytochrome c: MFKKMNKKLFLIILASVFAGIVLAVITNQGVSATTQTSFCLTCHDAPEFSELREARPHAKIDCLSCHGEGFTQDKINGVGHLFSTITGRHDPNNYLDIKTEVPNDKCLTCHNIDNIERERSVLLNHKDSISDGNSCTSGGCHNVEFMHGELGDYSSGYLKDDLED, encoded by the coding sequence ATGTTCAAAAAGATGAATAAGAAGTTATTTTTAATTATTTTGGCAAGTGTATTTGCTGGCATCGTGTTAGCGGTTATTACCAATCAGGGAGTTAGTGCAACAACGCAAACTAGTTTTTGCTTAACTTGTCATGATGCACCTGAATTCTCGGAGTTGCGTGAGGCCAGACCACACGCTAAAATTGATTGCTTAAGCTGTCATGGAGAAGGATTTACCCAAGATAAAATTAACGGGGTGGGGCATCTTTTCAGTACTATTACTGGTAGACACGATCCAAATAATTATCTTGACATTAAAACTGAAGTACCAAACGATAAGTGCCTTACTTGTCACAATATAGATAACATTGAACGTGAACGAAGCGTTTTGTTAAACCATAAGGATTCTATTTCTGATGGAAATAGTTGTACATCAGGAGGCTGTCACAATGTAGAATTTATGCATGGGGAACTTGGAGATTATTCATCAGGTTACTTAAAAGATGACTTAGAAGATTAA
- a CDS encoding FMN-binding protein encodes MKKISLLFMMMFLAITLILMGCNEDTAVEEEQPDTEEPAGEETPDGKTAYDDGTYRGIYGDRDQLQVSFQFELEDNVFTDVGFRQLAHGENDYRLMEEGDEGFVFLQQYEQAIAYLVGKPLEAFNDLYSPEDFVDDIDGNSGATIRSSKIVSAIKDGLNRGLYNPANDDFSRAIGTYDDGAYRGIYGDRDQLQVGFQFELEGNVFTDVSFRQLAHGENDYRLMEEGDEGYEFLQQYEQAIAYLVGKPLEAIYDLHSPGDFVDDVDGNSGATIRSNKIFSAIKDGLNRGLYKPSNEDFSRDMSAYEDGRYRGIYGDRDLLQVSIQFEIEENVFTDVSFRQLAHDENDYRLMEEGDEGYEFLQQYEQAIAYLVGKPLEAIYDLHSPGDFVDDVDGNSGATIRSNKVFSAIKDGLNRGIY; translated from the coding sequence ATGAAAAAGATTTCATTATTATTTATGATGATGTTTCTAGCAATTACACTAATCTTGATGGGATGTAACGAAGATACAGCAGTTGAAGAAGAACAGCCTGATACAGAGGAACCTGCTGGAGAGGAAACTCCTGATGGTAAAACTGCATATGACGATGGAACATACAGAGGGATATATGGAGACCGTGATCAATTACAGGTCAGTTTTCAGTTTGAGCTTGAGGATAACGTGTTTACTGACGTAGGTTTCAGACAGTTGGCACATGGAGAAAATGATTATCGTCTAATGGAAGAAGGGGACGAAGGGTTTGTGTTTTTGCAGCAGTACGAACAGGCAATTGCCTACCTAGTTGGAAAGCCATTAGAAGCGTTTAATGATTTATATTCACCAGAAGACTTTGTAGATGATATTGATGGTAATAGTGGTGCTACTATTAGGTCGAGCAAGATAGTTTCAGCTATTAAAGATGGTTTGAATAGAGGGTTATATAATCCTGCAAATGATGATTTCAGCAGAGCAATAGGTACTTATGACGATGGAGCATACAGAGGGATATACGGGGACCGTGATCAATTACAGGTCGGTTTTCAGTTTGAACTTGAGGGTAACGTATTTACTGACGTAAGTTTCAGACAGTTGGCTCATGGGGAAAATGACTATCGTCTAATGGAAGAAGGAGACGAAGGATATGAGTTTTTACAGCAGTACGAACAGGCAATTGCCTACCTAGTCGGAAAGCCATTAGAAGCGATTTATGATCTGCATTCACCAGGAGACTTCGTAGATGATGTTGATGGCAATAGTGGTGCAACGATTAGATCGAACAAGATATTTTCAGCTATTAAAGATGGTTTGAATAGAGGGTTATATAAACCATCAAACGAGGATTTTAGCAGAGATATGAGTGCATATGAAGATGGAAGATACAGAGGGATATACGGAGACCGTGATCTTTTGCAGGTAAGTATTCAGTTTGAGATTGAGGAAAACGTATTTACCGACGTAAGTTTCAGACAACTAGCACATGACGAAAATGACTATCGTCTAATGGAAGAAGGAGACGAAGGATATGAGTTTTTGCAGCAGTACGAACAGGCAATTGCCTACCTAGTAGGAAAGCCATTAGAAGCAATTTATGATTTGCACTCACCAGGAGACTTCGTAGATGACGTTGATGGCAACAGTGGTGCAACGATTAGATCGAACAAGGTATTTTCAGCCATCAAGGATGGTTTGAATAGAGGGATTTATTAA
- a CDS encoding response regulator transcription factor yields the protein MSNRINVFIVDDHSVVRRGLKMFLELDKEIVICGEAGNLNEAVELISQKKPDLVLLDFKLPDGDGIIGCQKIKRMYPDIKIIILTAFANDDIILEATKAGADAYLLKDIESEQLISTIFSVSRGKNTLGSVVTVTENQRGKQLNLSNKEILILDMISLGKVNKEIADSLNMAEKTVRNNISRIFKKINVANRTEAASFWIRQRGL from the coding sequence ATGAGTAACAGGATAAATGTATTCATCGTTGATGATCACAGTGTTGTTCGCAGGGGTTTGAAAATGTTTTTGGAGTTAGATAAAGAGATTGTGATTTGCGGTGAGGCTGGTAATCTGAACGAAGCAGTGGAGTTAATAAGTCAAAAAAAACCAGATCTAGTTTTACTTGACTTTAAATTGCCTGACGGAGATGGGATTATTGGGTGCCAAAAAATAAAAAGGATGTACCCAGATATCAAAATAATCATTCTCACGGCTTTTGCCAATGATGATATTATCCTAGAAGCGACCAAAGCTGGTGCAGATGCATATTTGTTAAAGGACATAGAGAGCGAACAATTGATTTCAACCATTTTTTCAGTATCTAGAGGGAAGAATACTTTGGGATCAGTGGTTACGGTCACTGAAAACCAACGAGGAAAACAACTTAATTTAAGCAATAAGGAAATCCTTATTCTGGACATGATTTCATTGGGGAAAGTTAACAAAGAAATTGCCGATAGTCTAAACATGGCCGAAAAAACGGTGCGGAATAATATTAGTAGAATTTTTAAAAAAATAAATGTGGCCAATAGAACAGAAGCTGCTAGTTTCTGGATTAGACAACGGGGTTTATAA
- a CDS encoding ATP-binding protein, translated as MDRYYFFIYLLYGLVFIAMGIYASGKKEQVVAQNALVKSLKYLGAFGIIHGLSEWVTMVVITNMYQDEYVYLFYIKQLLKAVSFSFLLYFGISLLDKSGKYWLIVRMLPVFILAIWVTGLLALIAQYGLDYHLLHQKYNSVLVRYFMAFPASILTAWALYRQATMTNKKKLYDVQVKYKRLAAIFLIYGLVDGLIIKEMDFFPASVINNRMFFEWVGFPVQVLKIVIGVGIVYVLVQVINTFGLERKARMKKLEQQKIASEERKNLGMEVHDSIIQNMYAATLKIKYLHKKTTGDAYSAQIAETYQEVIVDLGDAIKKTREFISDSTIEQIQLKELKNRIMLLVESFDSNYGESIVVSLDDHDSLLDNELSTKESTNIFYIVQEAVSNSVKHSRGTFIKIEMESKSNALHIKIIDNGAGFSLDNVNPLIHFGFKAMSERAEQIGGTLNIRNRKSGTEVELLIPWR; from the coding sequence ATGGATAGGTATTACTTTTTTATTTATTTATTATATGGGTTGGTATTTATAGCAATGGGAATTTACGCTAGTGGTAAAAAGGAACAAGTAGTTGCCCAAAATGCGCTAGTAAAATCCCTTAAGTACCTTGGTGCTTTTGGGATCATACATGGTTTATCAGAGTGGGTTACTATGGTTGTGATTACAAATATGTATCAGGACGAATACGTATATCTTTTTTATATCAAACAGCTACTCAAAGCAGTTTCATTTAGCTTTCTATTGTATTTTGGTATCAGTCTGCTAGATAAGAGCGGCAAATACTGGTTAATTGTCAGAATGCTGCCTGTTTTTATACTGGCTATTTGGGTAACTGGATTGTTGGCGCTGATAGCTCAATATGGTCTGGATTACCATCTGTTACATCAAAAGTATAACAGCGTTTTAGTGCGATATTTCATGGCATTTCCAGCTAGTATCCTAACGGCTTGGGCATTATATCGCCAAGCAACTATGACGAACAAGAAAAAATTATATGATGTGCAGGTCAAATATAAACGATTGGCAGCAATTTTTTTAATTTATGGATTGGTTGATGGTCTCATAATAAAGGAAATGGATTTTTTTCCAGCAAGCGTAATTAATAATAGAATGTTTTTTGAATGGGTAGGTTTTCCAGTTCAGGTATTAAAGATAGTAATTGGAGTTGGGATTGTCTATGTGCTAGTTCAGGTAATCAATACTTTTGGATTGGAAAGAAAAGCAAGAATGAAGAAGTTAGAACAGCAAAAAATAGCTTCTGAAGAGAGAAAGAATCTTGGAATGGAGGTTCATGACAGTATCATCCAAAATATGTACGCAGCCACTTTAAAAATTAAATATTTGCATAAAAAAACAACCGGTGATGCTTACTCAGCTCAAATAGCTGAGACATACCAAGAAGTAATAGTCGATTTAGGAGATGCAATTAAAAAAACTAGAGAATTTATTTCCGATTCTACTATTGAGCAAATACAGTTAAAAGAGTTGAAAAATAGGATCATGTTACTGGTTGAAAGCTTTGATAGTAACTATGGAGAAAGCATTGTAGTTTCTTTAGACGATCATGACTCGCTTTTAGATAATGAGTTGTCGACGAAAGAATCAACCAACATCTTTTATATAGTTCAAGAAGCTGTTAGCAATTCAGTTAAACATTCTAGAGGTACGTTTATAAAGATAGAAATGGAGTCAAAGTCAAATGCTCTTCATATTAAGATAATTGATAACGGAGCAGGATTTTCTTTGGATAATGTGAATCCACTAATTCATTTTGGATTTAAAGCTATGAGTGAGCGAGCAGAGCAAATTGGTGGCACATTAAATATTCGCAATCGGAAATCAGGTACTGAAGTTGAGCTTTTAATACCTTGGAGGTGA
- a CDS encoding Gx transporter family protein — MNKHKRYGIIIILVTNAILISLLEFFIFVPLPIPGIKLGLANIITLLAIVFLGFRYVLNVVVIRCMVVAVLTRGVLTLAFSLTAGILSAIVMAVLYKKFSNMFSIKGISIAGALVHNTTQIVVASLILGQVVIFYYLPILLVAAVFTGYITGSIGERVIDEMEKKGVLDN, encoded by the coding sequence ATGAATAAACATAAAAGGTATGGCATTATAATTATCCTCGTTACCAATGCAATTTTGATTTCGCTATTGGAATTTTTTATTTTCGTACCATTACCAATACCTGGAATAAAATTAGGGCTAGCAAATATTATCACGCTACTAGCAATTGTATTTCTGGGTTTTAGATATGTACTAAATGTTGTCGTTATCCGCTGTATGGTCGTAGCTGTTCTGACGAGAGGAGTTTTGACGCTGGCATTTAGTTTGACTGCTGGTATCTTGAGCGCCATTGTTATGGCGGTACTATACAAGAAATTTTCTAATATGTTTAGTATTAAAGGAATCAGCATAGCAGGAGCTCTCGTTCATAATACAACCCAGATTGTTGTGGCTTCCTTGATTTTAGGACAAGTTGTTATTTTTTATTATTTACCAATTTTGTTAGTAGCAGCTGTATTTACCGGTTATATAACAGGCAGTATAGGGGAGCGGGTCATTGATGAGATGGAAAAAAAAGGAGTTTTGGACAATTGA
- a CDS encoding NusG domain II-containing protein, with amino-acid sequence MKQSKKMKRGDFLMLLFTGTVAGGLFLWTGSSNWISRLTREEGDPLKAKVKREGEIIAEIDLNSITDTEYIYFEEGIKVTIEVKPGKIRFLSSGCTDKICVNTGWLTREGHIAACMPSRIVVSVT; translated from the coding sequence GTGAAACAATCAAAAAAGATGAAACGTGGCGATTTTTTGATGCTTTTATTTACAGGGACTGTTGCTGGAGGTTTATTTTTGTGGACTGGGAGTTCAAATTGGATCAGCAGATTAACAAGAGAGGAGGGTGATCCGTTGAAGGCAAAGGTTAAAAGAGAAGGGGAAATCATCGCAGAAATAGATCTCAATTCGATTACTGATACAGAATACATTTATTTTGAGGAAGGAATTAAAGTAACAATTGAGGTCAAGCCAGGAAAAATACGGTTTTTGAGTTCGGGATGTACTGACAAGATATGCGTTAACACTGGATGGTTGACAAGAGAGGGACATATTGCAGCGTGTATGCCTTCTAGAATAGTGGTGTCTGTAACATAG
- a CDS encoding FAD:protein FMN transferase: MKKMVVTFISILLLLLTACSSQTEEQEYHKYSTNFLDTFDTVVQVIGYTSSEEEFLEYVSEIQKRFQRFHKLFDKYQEYEGVNNIKTINNNAGAEPVKVEQEIIDLIVFSKEWHGRTYGKMNIAVGSLLEVWDESIEQARKNPDYATLPPMSQLETASLHVNIDDIIVDQESMTVFLADENMSLDFGAVAKGYAAEVVGREMIEKGFTSGVIISGGNWKVLGKRHDTEREHWTVGIQNPEKPHALDETGILARVHTEGKSLDTSGDYQRYVMIEDLRVHHIIDAETLMPGNYHRGVTVLADDSGVAEFLATELFLLPYEQGRDLVDSLDGIEALWVLKDNTVKTTEGMKDSM, encoded by the coding sequence ATGAAAAAAATGGTGGTCACATTTATTTCGATTTTGCTGTTGTTACTAACAGCATGCAGTTCTCAGACTGAAGAACAAGAGTATCATAAGTACTCAACAAATTTTCTAGATACATTTGATACAGTAGTACAGGTTATCGGCTACACAAGTTCGGAAGAGGAGTTTTTGGAGTACGTCAGTGAAATTCAGAAACGGTTCCAGAGATTTCATAAGTTATTTGACAAGTATCAAGAATATGAAGGCGTTAACAATATTAAGACAATAAATAATAATGCTGGTGCTGAGCCGGTCAAGGTGGAGCAGGAAATTATCGATTTGATTGTCTTCTCTAAAGAATGGCATGGACGGACCTATGGGAAAATGAATATAGCTGTTGGAAGTTTGCTAGAAGTATGGGATGAAAGCATCGAACAGGCAAGGAAAAACCCCGATTATGCGACATTGCCTCCAATGTCGCAACTAGAAACAGCTTCATTACATGTAAATATTGATGATATAATTGTTGATCAAGAATCTATGACAGTATTTTTGGCAGATGAAAATATGAGTTTGGATTTTGGTGCTGTAGCAAAAGGATATGCCGCAGAAGTCGTAGGTAGGGAAATGATTGAAAAAGGATTTACTTCTGGTGTGATTATATCAGGAGGAAACTGGAAGGTGTTAGGGAAACGACATGATACAGAAAGAGAACATTGGACAGTCGGGATTCAAAACCCTGAAAAACCACATGCTTTAGATGAAACAGGCATCTTAGCAAGAGTGCATACTGAGGGTAAATCGCTAGATACTAGTGGTGATTATCAGAGGTATGTAATGATTGAAGATTTACGTGTTCATCACATTATTGATGCAGAAACGCTGATGCCTGGGAATTATCACCGTGGGGTTACTGTTTTGGCAGATGATTCAGGTGTAGCAGAATTTTTAGCTACAGAGCTCTTTTTGTTGCCTTATGAACAAGGCCGGGATCTTGTGGACAGCTTAGATGGAATCGAGGCACTTTGGGTATTGAAGGATAATACAGTAAAAACTACAGAGGGAATGAAAGATAGTATGTAA
- a CDS encoding nucleotidyltransferase-like protein codes for MEYILKHFCEEILSQENTNGILLINKEINMMNYSSEFDFLLIVVIDQPQLASVEQFDISNKSVEVYYFTINQISRILITGKNRALIDWLINGTVVFEKDEYISKLRKNIIDFPISERKYKMTVEFTKLIHRYTEGKKLFQSGHLLDAFNSILHSLHYLARLSVIEHGFYPEVTVWKQVKRFEPEIYKLYEEMVTGEESLEKRLELLLIANNFALASKTKIGASHLLEIMRQGKEPWSIEQLLNLDEIKEYKINLVALVEYLVNKGIVDIIKVPTEKENVFKRLFYIK; via the coding sequence TTGGAATATATACTCAAGCATTTTTGTGAAGAGATATTAAGTCAAGAAAATACAAATGGAATTCTACTCATTAATAAAGAAATAAATATGATGAACTATAGTAGTGAGTTTGATTTTTTGTTAATTGTAGTAATAGATCAACCGCAACTAGCATCTGTCGAACAATTTGATATAAGTAATAAGTCTGTGGAGGTGTATTATTTTACTATAAATCAGATTAGTCGAATTTTAATCACCGGGAAAAACCGAGCTCTTATTGACTGGTTAATAAATGGGACTGTTGTATTTGAAAAAGATGAATATATTTCTAAATTAAGAAAAAATATTATCGATTTTCCGATTAGTGAAAGAAAATATAAAATGACAGTTGAATTCACGAAATTAATCCACAGATATACAGAGGGGAAAAAGCTATTTCAAAGTGGTCATTTGTTAGATGCATTTAATTCAATTTTACACTCCTTACATTATCTGGCACGACTCTCGGTTATCGAACACGGCTTCTATCCCGAGGTTACTGTTTGGAAGCAAGTCAAGCGATTTGAGCCGGAAATTTATAAACTATACGAAGAAATGGTTACTGGGGAAGAGAGTTTAGAAAAAAGGTTGGAATTACTATTGATTGCCAATAATTTTGCTTTAGCGTCAAAAACCAAAATAGGCGCTAGTCACTTACTTGAAATAATGAGACAAGGTAAAGAGCCGTGGTCAATTGAACAATTACTTAACCTTGATGAAATAAAGGAATACAAAATTAATTTAGTAGCACTCGTTGAATATTTAGTCAATAAGGGAATTGTTGATATTATCAAAGTGCCGACTGAGAAGGAAAATGTTTTTAAGCGATTGTTTTATATAAAATAA
- a CDS encoding DUF2614 family zinc ribbon-containing protein, with protein MSFKYSSKINKLRTIALSLIFIGIIIMYGGIFFQGSPILMVSFMIIGFLCIILSTIIYFWTGLISTKTVQVICPNCEKKTKVLGRVDACMNCNEPLTLDPTLEGKEFNTKYNRKQ; from the coding sequence TTGTCATTCAAATACAGTAGTAAAATTAATAAATTAAGAACAATTGCACTCTCACTTATTTTCATTGGAATTATCATCATGTATGGAGGGATTTTCTTTCAAGGCTCACCAATACTAATGGTCTCATTTATGATTATTGGCTTTTTATGTATTATTTTAAGTACAATTATTTACTTTTGGACCGGATTAATATCTACAAAGACAGTTCAGGTTATTTGTCCCAACTGCGAGAAAAAAACAAAAGTTCTCGGTCGAGTTGATGCTTGTATGAACTGTAATGAGCCACTAACTCTAGATCCCACTCTCGAAGGCAAAGAATTTAATACGAAGTACAACCGAAAGCAATAA
- the perR gene encoding peroxide-responsive transcriptional repressor PerR has translation MLQERLQGALDSLKSTKVRMTPQRHAILEYLFKSMTHPTADDIYKALEGKFPNMSVATVYNNLRVFKEVGLVRELNYGDSSSRFDSVTTDHYHVVCSSCGKIVDFYYPGLDEVETLAEHVTGFKVTSHRMEIYGTCPKCSEQSQH, from the coding sequence ATGCTTCAGGAGCGATTGCAAGGTGCGCTAGACTCTTTAAAAAGTACAAAAGTTCGTATGACGCCTCAACGTCATGCCATACTAGAGTACTTATTTAAGTCAATGACACACCCAACGGCTGACGATATATATAAAGCGTTGGAAGGTAAGTTTCCTAATATGAGTGTGGCAACTGTCTACAATAACCTACGTGTCTTTAAAGAAGTAGGTCTGGTGAGAGAATTAAACTATGGTGACTCATCAAGCAGGTTCGACAGTGTGACGACTGATCACTATCATGTGGTGTGTAGCAGTTGCGGAAAGATCGTTGATTTCTATTACCCAGGGTTAGATGAAGTTGAAACCTTAGCGGAGCATGTTACAGGTTTTAAAGTAACAAGCCATCGTATGGAGATTTACGGAACTTGTCCAAAGTGTTCCGAGCAAAGCCAACATTAA
- a CDS encoding D-2-hydroxyacid dehydrogenase: MKVVSSAKLKTEQKENLINNYPDLRFHFFKNIEEASEDLLDADILITYGEDLTTEIIKKVECLKWIMVISAGLDKMPFQIIKKKGILVTNAKGIHKIPMAEYTIAMILQVARQAKKVIENEQSHIWDRRVSMTELSGKTLGILGAGAIGAQIATYARVFNMKIIGFNRSGRRVEGFDEIVTKETLDKLLMKSDFIVSVLPSTAETVGILNKHTFKLMKKSATFINIGRGKNVVEEDLIVALKSGEISHAVLDVFGQEPLPQEHAFWEMNNVTVTPHISGISAKYLPRAIEIFETNLKVFLDGGKDYLNIVDLDKGY, translated from the coding sequence ATGAAAGTTGTCTCATCAGCTAAGCTTAAAACAGAACAAAAAGAGAATTTAATAAATAACTATCCAGATTTACGATTTCATTTTTTTAAGAATATCGAAGAAGCGAGCGAGGATTTATTAGATGCCGATATTTTAATTACATATGGGGAAGACTTAACAACTGAAATTATTAAGAAAGTTGAATGTTTGAAGTGGATTATGGTTATTTCTGCAGGGTTAGATAAAATGCCTTTTCAAATAATCAAGAAAAAAGGAATTCTTGTCACAAACGCTAAGGGGATTCATAAAATCCCAATGGCTGAATATACTATTGCGATGATTCTACAAGTTGCACGACAGGCAAAAAAGGTGATTGAAAATGAACAAAGTCATATTTGGGATAGACGAGTATCTATGACAGAGTTAAGTGGAAAAACATTGGGGATATTAGGGGCAGGAGCAATTGGGGCACAAATTGCCACTTATGCACGTGTATTTAATATGAAGATAATCGGCTTTAATCGTAGTGGTCGTAGAGTCGAAGGCTTTGATGAAATTGTTACTAAGGAAACTTTAGATAAATTGCTAATGAAAAGTGATTTTATCGTGTCGGTATTGCCGAGTACAGCTGAAACTGTTGGCATCTTAAATAAACATACATTTAAATTGATGAAAAAATCGGCTACTTTTATAAACATAGGACGGGGCAAAAATGTTGTCGAGGAAGATTTAATCGTAGCACTAAAATCTGGAGAGATCTCTCATGCCGTTTTAGATGTATTTGGACAGGAGCCATTGCCGCAAGAACATGCGTTTTGGGAGATGAATAATGTAACAGTAACACCGCACATATCTGGTATTTCGGCAAAATATTTACCAAGGGCTATTGAAATCTTTGAGACCAATTTAAAAGTGTTTTTAGATGGTGGGAAGGATTATCTAAATATTGTTGATTTAGATAAAGGCTATTGA
- the bcp gene encoding thioredoxin-dependent thiol peroxidase, with protein MGLEIGHLAPDFTCAASNGKNVELADFRGKNVVLYFYPKDLTPGCTTQACDFRDLHKEFENVNAVILGVSPDPLARHDKFIEKYRLPFLLLADEDHQIAEAYGIWKLKKNFGKEYMGIERSTFIIDSEGMLVKEWNKVKVKDHVSEALQYIKEYL; from the coding sequence ATGGGTTTAGAAATTGGACACTTGGCACCTGATTTTACTTGTGCTGCTAGTAATGGTAAAAATGTAGAACTTGCTGACTTTCGAGGAAAAAACGTTGTTCTTTATTTTTATCCGAAAGATTTGACCCCCGGTTGTACTACTCAGGCGTGTGATTTCCGCGATTTACATAAGGAGTTCGAAAATGTAAATGCAGTTATTTTAGGAGTGAGTCCTGATCCATTAGCTAGGCACGATAAATTCATTGAAAAGTATCGACTTCCTTTTTTGCTATTGGCTGATGAGGACCATCAAATAGCAGAGGCGTATGGGATTTGGAAACTAAAGAAAAATTTCGGCAAAGAGTACATGGGAATTGAGCGTTCCACGTTTATTATTGATAGTGAGGGAATGCTTGTAAAAGAGTGGAACAAGGTGAAAGTAAAAGACCATGTTTCAGAAGCTTTGCAATACATTAAGGAATATTTATAA
- a CDS encoding potassium channel family protein yields MGNAILFSVMLIAVVGIMMSVLLLLRNKPVFYGKQISARNFVVLLLVYLTVAVGFGCLYISLELMGVTVLTEGEYRVGGTFLHLLEDAMYFSSVTILSVGYGDITPLGIGRWIAMVEAFFGYLLPAAFVVSTVVGLKDSLKAN; encoded by the coding sequence ATGGGAAATGCAATTTTATTTTCAGTGATGTTGATTGCGGTAGTTGGAATTATGATGAGTGTCTTGTTATTGTTAAGAAATAAACCAGTATTTTATGGCAAACAAATTTCTGCGCGTAATTTTGTCGTTTTATTGCTTGTCTATTTAACAGTTGCTGTTGGGTTTGGCTGCTTATATATTTCATTAGAATTAATGGGGGTAACTGTACTAACTGAAGGGGAATACCGGGTTGGTGGGACGTTTTTACACCTACTAGAAGATGCTATGTATTTTAGTTCCGTTACAATTTTATCGGTCGGATATGGAGATATTACCCCGCTAGGAATCGGGCGCTGGATTGCAATGGTTGAAGCGTTTTTTGGCTACTTACTTCCGGCAGCCTTTGTGGTCTCAACAGTTGTGGGATTAAAAGATAGTCTGAAAGCAAACTAG